The Acidianus manzaensis genome has a window encoding:
- a CDS encoding SRPBCC family protein codes for MIEFTVNRTFNCDQDLIWKITKEINSIPKFWKGTRELNVKETSKGTYEGTIRFAFPSTGKVKIIVNDNDKTLTFQYISGPIKGFNIVKVDKNQISSRWEVSMSLILRLMEKRNAEHFKLGTEHALERIIEECQTLKQQGI; via the coding sequence ATGATAGAATTTACTGTGAATAGAACATTTAACTGTGATCAAGATTTAATTTGGAAAATAACTAAAGAAATTAACTCTATCCCAAAATTCTGGAAAGGAACAAGAGAACTAAATGTAAAAGAAACATCAAAAGGAACATACGAGGGAACGATAAGATTTGCATTTCCATCTACAGGAAAAGTAAAAATAATAGTTAATGATAATGATAAAACATTAACCTTTCAGTATATATCTGGACCAATTAAAGGTTTTAATATCGTAAAAGTAGATAAAAATCAAATTTCCTCTAGATGGGAAGTATCAATGTCACTTATATTAAGATTAATGGAAAAAAGAAACGCGGAACACTTCAAGTTAGGTACAGAACATGCATTAGAAAGAATAATAGAAGAATGCCAAACACTAAAACAGCAAGGAATCTAA
- a CDS encoding sugar porter family MFS transporter has translation MSNTSSLQQILDKIDTRKVTRFYWIITILAAIGGFLFGYDTEVIGIASVFVPYHYTGFVYGYEIASASLGAAIGAIIAYFYTDRYGRKSLLIADAAIYTVAALASALSFNAIWLLVWRTIIGVAIGADSAVATAYITEYAPKNRRGTLAIMQQWMITIGILGSYFVGSAILLIAPSLAYTVDWRLILGLAAVPSIIGLIFRFMMPESPRWLLLSGKIDKFKHDLKRFSVEVSDTEIQNAVQEVKKEAKAVIDTPTKRAFLVVALWIIFQQITGINVPFYYGPEIVLKLHLFSSTSSPVFSEIDSVLAASTLAVINTAATYIAFRYIDRIGRRNLAISAYAGMLAFDLIGGILVMRGILIGALIAFAGFIIFFAYGVGGTGWLIQAEYFKTPIRGRMAALIALLDWIANFAITEVFPVMLSSIGLAGSMFVFTALDLIALLLVYFLLPETKGLSLEQVVKMFGETPVAQLRKARELFLEKEKKEEAATEK, from the coding sequence ATGAGTAATACATCTAGTCTACAACAGATTTTGGATAAAATAGATACTAGAAAAGTAACTAGATTTTACTGGATAATAACTATTTTAGCTGCGATAGGTGGATTCTTATTTGGTTACGATACTGAAGTAATAGGAATTGCTTCAGTTTTCGTTCCATATCATTATACTGGTTTTGTTTATGGCTATGAGATAGCTAGTGCATCCTTAGGAGCCGCAATAGGTGCTATAATAGCTTATTTTTATACAGATAGGTATGGTAGAAAGTCTCTACTGATAGCTGACGCAGCTATTTATACTGTAGCTGCATTAGCTTCAGCATTGTCATTTAACGCAATATGGTTATTAGTATGGAGAACAATCATAGGTGTTGCAATAGGTGCAGACTCAGCGGTTGCTACAGCTTACATAACTGAATACGCTCCTAAAAATAGGAGAGGTACATTAGCTATAATGCAACAATGGATGATCACTATAGGTATTTTAGGATCTTATTTTGTAGGTTCTGCGATATTGTTAATAGCTCCATCTTTAGCTTATACCGTAGACTGGAGGTTAATTTTAGGTTTAGCTGCAGTTCCATCTATAATTGGTTTAATATTTAGATTTATGATGCCTGAATCTCCAAGATGGTTACTCCTATCAGGAAAAATTGATAAGTTTAAGCATGATTTGAAGAGATTTAGCGTAGAAGTTAGCGATACAGAAATTCAAAATGCTGTACAAGAAGTTAAAAAAGAGGCTAAAGCTGTAATAGATACACCAACTAAAAGAGCATTCTTAGTAGTAGCACTATGGATAATATTCCAACAAATAACTGGAATAAATGTTCCTTTCTATTATGGTCCTGAGATTGTACTCAAATTGCATTTATTTAGTAGTACATCAAGCCCAGTATTTAGTGAAATAGATTCCGTATTGGCTGCATCTACACTAGCAGTTATAAATACTGCAGCTACTTACATTGCATTTAGATATATTGATAGAATAGGTAGAAGAAACTTAGCAATTTCGGCTTATGCTGGAATGTTAGCGTTTGATCTAATAGGTGGAATATTAGTAATGAGAGGAATCTTAATAGGTGCTCTAATAGCTTTTGCTGGATTCATAATATTCTTCGCTTATGGTGTAGGAGGTACTGGATGGTTAATACAAGCAGAGTACTTCAAAACACCTATAAGAGGGAGAATGGCAGCTTTAATAGCATTACTAGACTGGATAGCTAATTTTGCAATAACGGAAGTATTTCCTGTAATGTTATCTTCTATTGGATTGGCAGGATCCATGTTCGTATTCACTGCATTAGATTTGATAGCTTTACTCTTAGTTTACTTCTTATTACCAGAAACTAAAGGCTTATCGCTAGAACAAGTAGTTAAGATGTTTGGAGAAACTCCAGTAGCACAATTAAGAAAAGCTAGAGAATTATTTTTAGAAAAGGAGAAGAAAGAAGAAGCAGCTACAGAAAAATAA
- a CDS encoding ABC transporter ATP-binding protein: MLIKNIEVKIGNKQILTQISFQIERGINIILGPNGSGKTTLLRTIIGMIKPSNGEIIRGENEKIAYVPSEFFSAQMKVKDVLLSGNSRKSRIEDYLEYAKTLQITQFLDRDFSTLSSGEKRLTLICKALAEGNIIIMDEPLSNLDISNKHKILMLISKEKEEKSFLITSHELDVIEYATQLIILKKGKIVYLGSPKDISEDNLTQAYDVKIRKYFIDNKLFFKAEE; the protein is encoded by the coding sequence ATGCTAATCAAGAATATTGAAGTAAAAATTGGAAATAAGCAAATTTTAACGCAAATTTCTTTTCAAATAGAGAGAGGTATAAACATAATTTTAGGTCCTAACGGTTCAGGAAAGACTACACTACTTAGAACAATAATAGGTATGATAAAGCCATCTAATGGTGAAATAATCAGAGGAGAAAATGAAAAAATAGCTTACGTTCCTTCTGAATTCTTCTCAGCACAAATGAAAGTAAAGGATGTTCTTTTGTCAGGTAATTCTAGAAAATCAAGAATAGAGGATTATTTAGAATATGCAAAGACTTTGCAAATAACTCAATTCTTAGATAGAGATTTCTCTACATTAAGTAGTGGAGAAAAAAGGCTTACGCTAATATGTAAAGCTTTAGCTGAAGGTAATATAATCATAATGGATGAACCTTTGTCAAACCTAGATATTTCAAATAAACATAAGATTTTAATGCTAATAAGCAAAGAAAAAGAAGAAAAATCATTTTTAATAACTTCGCATGAGCTTGATGTTATAGAATATGCTACTCAATTAATAATTCTTAAAAAGGGAAAAATCGTTTATTTAGGAAGTCCTAAAGATATAAGTGAAGATAATTTAACTCAAGCTTATGATGTTAAAATTCGAAAATATTTTATAGATAATAAACTATTTTTTAAAGCAGAAGAATAG
- a CDS encoding Gfo/Idh/MocA family protein — protein MKITLVGCRGFGRVHLNAYTELRKEEIGKDLEIYVFSRTEEFAKECMKEFDANGYFTSYDDVLKSDANIIDLVVSHDAHETMGVKAMQAGKNVMIEKPIARTEEEAQSLINTSIKKGVKFMVLENHYFDPTVWKAKELMASLGKISLIIVRNTRRNSPPGWRRDKRLMGGGALIDGGIHYIDTMLNLGGEYSEIKGLCKNTFSGLEGEDTSGGIFNFKGGYLGIFMYSWASKSENFSHFEIYGERGSIKEDGVIYSGKPYGNLIVDIEGIKEKMIQIEKINTVKEEIKGFINALIHNNEVPMNPKIALRDLIAVREIYRQCGEI, from the coding sequence ATGAAGATAACTTTAGTAGGATGTAGAGGATTTGGAAGAGTTCATCTTAACGCTTATACAGAGTTGAGAAAAGAAGAAATAGGAAAAGATCTTGAAATTTATGTATTTAGTAGAACGGAAGAATTTGCAAAGGAATGCATGAAAGAATTTGATGCTAACGGATATTTTACTTCTTATGATGACGTATTAAAATCAGATGCAAACATTATAGATCTAGTAGTAAGCCATGATGCTCACGAAACTATGGGAGTTAAAGCAATGCAAGCAGGAAAAAATGTAATGATAGAAAAGCCAATAGCTAGAACTGAAGAAGAAGCTCAAAGTCTGATAAATACATCCATTAAAAAAGGAGTAAAATTTATGGTATTGGAAAATCATTATTTTGACCCTACTGTTTGGAAAGCTAAAGAGCTTATGGCTAGTCTGGGAAAAATATCTTTGATAATAGTTAGAAACACTAGAAGAAATTCTCCCCCAGGATGGAGGAGGGATAAAAGATTGATGGGAGGAGGAGCGTTAATTGATGGAGGAATACATTATATTGATACAATGTTAAACTTAGGAGGAGAATATTCAGAGATTAAGGGATTATGCAAAAATACTTTCTCTGGATTAGAAGGCGAAGATACATCTGGAGGAATATTTAATTTTAAAGGAGGATATTTGGGGATATTCATGTATTCTTGGGCAAGTAAAAGCGAAAATTTTTCTCACTTTGAAATTTATGGAGAAAGAGGAAGCATAAAGGAAGATGGAGTGATATATTCTGGAAAACCTTATGGAAATTTAATTGTAGATATCGAGGGTATAAAAGAAAAAATGATACAAATAGAAAAAATTAATACAGTTAAAGAAGAAATAAAAGGATTTATAAATGCATTAATTCATAATAATGAAGTTCCTATGAATCCTAAAATAGCATTGAGAGATCTAATTGCAGTTAGAGAAATATATAGGCAATGTGGGGAAATTTAG
- a CDS encoding type 1 glutamine amidotransferase: protein MKVLAIQNYPVEGPGNLPVKAEIKFSNEIDGNEDFDFLIILGGPMGVYEEEKYPFLKKEIELIRKAYQENKRVLGICLGSQLIAKALGGDVIKGGFGQELGNTKIFTLSDFKFLGDQIEVFQWHGDTFSLPSNAKLLAYSNKYFQAFRIGKILGLQFHVEVDSEIVKTWIETYGGDEKLVEDVKKIENKLREYSKMIVDYIERL, encoded by the coding sequence ATGAAAGTACTAGCTATACAAAATTATCCTGTAGAAGGACCTGGAAATCTTCCAGTTAAGGCGGAAATTAAATTTTCAAATGAGATTGATGGAAATGAGGATTTTGATTTCCTTATTATTCTAGGAGGACCTATGGGAGTTTATGAAGAGGAAAAATATCCATTCTTAAAAAAGGAAATTGAACTTATAAGGAAAGCATATCAAGAAAATAAAAGAGTTCTAGGAATTTGTCTTGGATCTCAACTTATAGCTAAAGCTCTAGGAGGAGATGTCATAAAAGGAGGTTTTGGACAAGAATTAGGAAATACAAAAATATTTACTTTATCAGATTTTAAGTTCCTTGGTGATCAAATTGAAGTTTTTCAATGGCATGGAGATACTTTTTCTTTACCTAGTAATGCTAAGCTTTTAGCGTATAGTAACAAATATTTTCAAGCTTTTAGAATTGGAAAAATTTTAGGATTACAATTTCATGTAGAAGTAGATTCTGAAATTGTAAAAACATGGATTGAAACTTATGGAGGAGATGAAAAATTAGTCGAAGATGTAAAAAAGATCGAAAATAAATTGAGAGAATACTCAAAAATGATTGTAGACTACATAGAAAGGTTATAG
- a CDS encoding FecCD family ABC transporter permease, whose protein sequence is MIKIIILFLSLIVFSFFLSLMYGQVYIPLNEIFSPHGYYSIILFKIRIPTSIAAILIGASLAVSGAIMQMLLRNPLMDPYISGTASGGAFGAVLSYFLLAFDLPFSWIIYISPIIAFIFALISTLVTIAIGRRTGVYGIIIGGIVISYVFSSLITFLITEMESKFPQVPPLIYWLLGSIQVVGYSYDYILLALTLFLVVLGYYEARKIDVVTISDELAHSKGINPNNFRIFWVLLISIIVGYIVSQVGIIGFVGIIVPHIVRKFAGGSSVNLIPLSALLGSSIMTLSNIIANGAFGIIFPDTAITSILAAPIIIYVLVKGNANQEY, encoded by the coding sequence ATGATAAAGATAATAATTTTATTTTTAAGTCTTATAGTTTTTTCATTTTTCCTTTCACTAATGTATGGTCAAGTTTATATTCCTTTAAATGAGATTTTTTCTCCGCATGGATATTATTCTATTATTCTCTTTAAAATAAGAATACCTACTTCTATTGCTGCAATATTGATTGGTGCTTCTTTAGCTGTTTCTGGAGCTATAATGCAAATGTTATTAAGAAATCCATTAATGGATCCTTATATTAGTGGTACAGCTTCTGGAGGGGCTTTTGGAGCTGTTTTATCGTATTTTCTTTTAGCATTTGATTTACCTTTTTCCTGGATAATTTATATTTCTCCTATTATTGCATTCATTTTTGCATTAATTTCTACTTTAGTTACTATTGCAATAGGAAGGAGGACTGGAGTTTATGGAATAATAATAGGAGGTATAGTAATATCTTACGTTTTTTCTTCTTTGATAACTTTTCTAATAACGGAGATGGAGAGTAAATTCCCTCAAGTTCCTCCATTAATTTATTGGTTATTAGGTAGCATTCAAGTAGTAGGATATTCTTATGATTATATTCTTTTGGCTTTAACTTTATTTTTAGTAGTTTTAGGGTACTATGAAGCTAGGAAAATAGATGTAGTAACGATAAGTGATGAATTAGCTCATTCTAAAGGAATAAATCCAAATAATTTCAGAATTTTTTGGGTTCTTTTAATAAGTATAATAGTAGGTTATATTGTATCTCAGGTAGGTATAATAGGTTTTGTAGGAATAATAGTGCCTCATATAGTTAGAAAATTTGCTGGAGGTAGTTCAGTAAATTTGATACCTTTGTCAGCTTTACTTGGTAGTTCAATAATGACTTTAAGCAATATAATAGCTAATGGAGCTTTTGGAATAATTTTTCCTGATACAGCAATTACGTCAATACTAGCTGCACCAATAATAATTTACGTATTGGTGAAGGGCAATGCTAATCAAGAATATTGA